One genomic segment of Desulfuromonadales bacterium includes these proteins:
- a CDS encoding ATP-grasp domain-containing protein: MHVALTFNLRQESVQEVEPPAEPPSEPPSPVADDIYAEWDDIHTIKAVEAALASQHQVSLVEADLDAFETFRKLRPDLVFNIAEGLLGNSREAQIPAMLDMLGIPYTGSDPVTLGICLDKRRTKEILACHGVPTPRFAVVHSLSEIPGRLRYPLMVKPILEGSSKGVTDKALVQDRRALRRQIEWVLNTYQQPALVEEFLPGREFTVALLGNGSSLQALPIVEINFDTLPAGVNPIYSFEAKWLWDREENPLQIFSCPAPVEPLLRKNIEETCKRAFRVLGCRDWCRIDVRLDARGLPNIIELNPLPGILPRPEQNSCFPKAARAAGLSYEQMILGVVEAARERLGLSQGGLDERRCML; this comes from the coding sequence ATGCACGTTGCACTCACCTTCAATCTGCGGCAGGAGTCCGTCCAGGAAGTGGAACCGCCCGCGGAGCCTCCCTCCGAACCTCCCTCGCCAGTAGCCGACGACATCTACGCCGAGTGGGATGACATTCACACGATCAAGGCGGTGGAGGCGGCGTTGGCTTCGCAACATCAGGTCAGCCTCGTCGAGGCCGACCTCGACGCCTTCGAAACCTTTCGCAAGCTTCGTCCCGATCTGGTCTTCAACATTGCCGAGGGTCTGCTGGGCAACAGCCGCGAGGCGCAAATCCCGGCGATGCTCGACATGCTCGGCATCCCCTACACCGGCAGCGATCCGGTCACCCTCGGCATCTGTCTCGACAAACGGCGGACCAAGGAAATACTTGCCTGCCACGGGGTCCCCACCCCCCGCTTCGCCGTTGTCCATTCCTTGTCGGAAATCCCCGGCCGCCTGCGCTACCCGCTGATGGTCAAGCCGATCCTCGAAGGCTCCAGCAAAGGAGTTACGGACAAGGCACTGGTGCAGGACCGTCGTGCACTGCGCCGGCAGATAGAGTGGGTGCTCAACACCTACCAGCAGCCGGCGCTGGTCGAAGAGTTCCTCCCCGGCAGGGAGTTTACCGTCGCCCTGCTCGGCAACGGCTCGTCACTGCAGGCGCTGCCGATCGTAGAGATCAACTTCGACACCCTGCCGGCAGGGGTGAACCCCATCTATTCCTTTGAAGCCAAATGGCTCTGGGACCGGGAAGAAAACCCCCTGCAGATCTTCTCCTGTCCTGCTCCAGTGGAACCGCTCCTGAGAAAGAACATCGAAGAGACGTGCAAACGGGCCTTCCGGGTGCTGGGCTGCCGTGACTGGTGCCGGATCGACGTGCGTCTGGATGCCCGCGGATTGCCCAACATCATCGAACTCAACCCCCTTCCCGGCATCCTGCCGCGGCCGGAACAGAACAGCTGCTTCCCCAAGGCGGCAAGGGCGGCCGGCCTTTCCTATGAGCAGATGATTCTAGGCGTGGTAGAAGCCGCCAGAGAACGGCTCGGATTGAGCCAGGGGGGGCTGGATGAACGTCGCTGTATGCTATAA
- a CDS encoding ATP-grasp domain-containing protein: MNVAVCYNRVPPKLFKGEAGDRISEKGAETEARAVSKALKELGHAPKLVPLGADVAKFIDDLRTAAPEAVFNLCEGFWGDSRKEMHVAALLDLLGYAYTGATPLSLGLTQDKVRTKDLLMRHGLPTPKYILVKMGEHFPKTRDLAYPLIIKPRFEDASLGITLDSIVESEAALKRRIQYVHDTYHQGALVEEFIEGREINAAVLGNAPFEALPLSEIRFQPGLSRSIVSYNGKWLEESAEYAKTEPVCPAPLKAKEEFLLRDVALRAYKILECRDYARVDIRLRNDVPYILEVNANPDIAPGAGLARAARAAGLTYPKLIDRILQMALKRKETVHAKP; encoded by the coding sequence ATGAACGTCGCTGTATGCTATAACCGTGTCCCTCCCAAGCTGTTCAAGGGGGAGGCCGGCGACCGAATTTCCGAGAAGGGGGCCGAAACCGAGGCCCGCGCCGTCAGCAAGGCCCTCAAGGAGCTTGGGCACGCACCCAAGCTGGTCCCCCTTGGTGCCGATGTCGCCAAGTTCATCGATGATCTGCGTACCGCGGCACCGGAGGCGGTCTTCAACCTCTGCGAAGGGTTCTGGGGCGACAGCCGAAAGGAAATGCACGTCGCTGCCCTTCTCGACCTGCTCGGCTACGCCTACACCGGAGCCACCCCGCTTTCTCTTGGTCTTACCCAGGACAAGGTCCGCACCAAAGACCTGCTGATGCGCCACGGCCTGCCCACCCCCAAGTACATCCTGGTCAAGATGGGCGAACATTTTCCCAAGACCCGCGACCTGGCCTATCCCCTGATCATCAAGCCGCGATTCGAAGACGCCTCGCTGGGTATCACCCTCGACAGCATCGTCGAGAGCGAAGCCGCCCTGAAAAGACGCATCCAGTACGTGCACGACACCTACCATCAGGGTGCGCTGGTCGAAGAATTCATTGAAGGGCGGGAAATCAATGCTGCAGTGCTTGGCAACGCCCCCTTTGAGGCGCTGCCACTCTCCGAAATCCGTTTTCAGCCGGGGCTGAGCCGGTCCATCGTCAGCTACAACGGCAAGTGGCTGGAGGAATCGGCGGAATACGCGAAGACCGAACCGGTCTGCCCCGCGCCCCTCAAGGCCAAGGAGGAATTCCTCCTTCGGGATGTCGCCCTGCGTGCCTACAAGATTCTTGAATGCCGTGACTATGCCCGGGTCGACATCCGCCTGCGCAACGACGTACCGTATATTCTCGAAGTCAACGCCAATCCCGATATTGCTCCCGGCGCCGGCCTGGCCAGGGCCGCACGGGCGGCTGGACTGACCTACCCGAAGCTGATCGACCGCATCCTGCAGATGGCGCTCAAGCGCAAGGAGACCGTGCATGCGAAACCTTAA
- a CDS encoding GNAT family N-acetyltransferase, producing MRNLKREDLPDLIRVLNETGAFNDIEVGCAVELLGIVLDDPNQKDYIVAVAEDDGRAVGYVLYGPVPLTEGNFDLYWIATDPRVQGRGFGRKLLAHAEADARTRGGRMICLETSSQGGYERTRLFYEQAGYVEESRILDFYRPGDDRITYVKRFSTKEKS from the coding sequence ATGCGAAACCTTAAGCGCGAGGACCTGCCCGATCTCATTCGGGTCCTCAACGAGACCGGGGCATTTAACGACATCGAAGTTGGCTGTGCCGTGGAACTGCTCGGCATCGTTCTCGATGACCCGAACCAGAAAGACTATATCGTGGCCGTCGCCGAGGATGACGGGCGGGCCGTCGGCTATGTGCTCTACGGGCCGGTGCCGTTGACCGAGGGAAATTTCGACCTCTACTGGATCGCCACCGATCCCAGGGTACAAGGGAGAGGCTTTGGCCGGAAACTGCTGGCCCACGCCGAAGCGGATGCCCGTACCCGCGGCGGCAGAATGATCTGCCTGGAAACCTCTTCCCAAGGCGGATATGAGCGTACCCGGCTTTTTTACGAACAGGCCGGCTACGTCGAAGAATCGAGGATTCTTGATTTTTACCGCCCTGGCGATGATCGCATCACGTACGTTAAACGCTTTTCCACCAAGGAGAAGAGCTGA
- a CDS encoding KamA family radical SAM protein: METWQRLLQASVTRPGDLTRRFGVDPRPLEAVAERYPMRVNPYYLSLIQSVDDPIWRQAVPAADELHDQVCPADPLEEENQSPVPNLIHRYPDRALFLVCSECAMYCRFCTRKRKVGGENMVINRETLEEGLRYLRNHPEIRDVILSGGDPLLLADERLEWILKELRAIPSVEIIRIGTRVPVVLPQRITPALVRILRRFHPLYINTHFNHPAEITDLSARACGRLVDAGIPLGNQSVLLRGVNDDPGTMKRLMQKLLAIRVKPYYIYQADMVQGTDHFRTTVEEGIGIIRALRGHTSGLAVPAYVIDAPGGGGKIPLLPDYLQELGDDVVLKNYLGETYHYRNASPAKEGERQDDAIGQ, translated from the coding sequence ATGGAGACCTGGCAAAGACTTTTGCAGGCAAGCGTCACCCGGCCCGGCGACCTGACCCGCCGGTTTGGCGTCGACCCCCGTCCCCTGGAGGCGGTAGCCGAGCGCTACCCCATGCGCGTCAACCCCTATTATCTCAGCCTCATCCAATCGGTCGACGATCCGATCTGGCGGCAGGCCGTTCCCGCCGCGGACGAACTGCACGACCAGGTCTGCCCCGCCGACCCTCTGGAGGAGGAAAACCAGAGTCCGGTCCCCAACCTGATCCACCGCTACCCCGACCGGGCGCTCTTTCTGGTCTGTTCCGAATGCGCCATGTATTGCCGTTTCTGCACCCGCAAGCGCAAGGTTGGCGGAGAGAACATGGTCATCAACCGCGAAACTCTCGAGGAGGGCCTTCGCTACCTCCGGAACCATCCGGAAATCCGGGACGTCATTCTCTCCGGTGGCGACCCCCTGCTGCTCGCCGACGAGCGTCTGGAGTGGATTCTCAAGGAACTGCGGGCCATTCCGAGCGTGGAGATCATCCGCATCGGGACCCGGGTGCCAGTCGTCCTGCCGCAGCGGATCACGCCGGCACTGGTGCGGATCCTGCGACGCTTCCACCCCCTCTACATCAACACCCACTTCAACCATCCGGCCGAGATCACCGACCTCTCGGCCCGGGCCTGCGGCCGACTCGTCGATGCGGGCATCCCCCTGGGAAACCAGTCGGTACTGCTGCGCGGGGTGAACGATGACCCCGGGACAATGAAGCGGCTGATGCAGAAGCTGCTCGCCATCCGGGTCAAGCCCTACTACATCTACCAAGCCGACATGGTGCAGGGGACCGATCATTTCCGCACGACCGTCGAGGAAGGGATCGGCATTATCCGCGCCCTGCGCGGGCACACTTCCGGCCTGGCGGTTCCCGCTTACGTCATCGACGCCCCGGGCGGGGGAGGCAAGATCCCGCTTCTCCCCGACTATTTGCAGGAATTGGGCGATGACGTCGTGCTGAAGAATTATCTGGGTGAAACTTACCATTATCGCAACGCTTCCCCGGCAAAGGAAGGCGAACGCCAGGATGATGCCATAGGACAATGA
- a CDS encoding HAD family phosphatase yields MIKGLFWDNDGILVDTEPLYFRATREVLAGFGVELTQQQFVDISLKDGSSLFSLVADNLTTAELGAARRSRDERYAELLREETRIIPGVEETLAALHGRVRMAIVTSSRSEHFALIHDRSGLLKYFDFVLTRDDYVSSKPHPEPYLTALRKSGLRPEDCRVIEDSERGLLAACRAGLRCLVIPGKLTRSGDFSSAERVLTDIREVPAALQDLPPG; encoded by the coding sequence ATGATCAAGGGTCTTTTCTGGGACAATGACGGCATTCTGGTGGACACGGAGCCCCTCTATTTCCGCGCCACCAGAGAGGTTCTGGCCGGATTCGGCGTCGAGCTGACGCAGCAGCAGTTTGTCGACATCTCGCTGAAAGACGGCAGCAGCCTCTTCTCGCTTGTCGCGGACAACCTGACAACGGCAGAACTGGGTGCGGCTCGGCGGTCCAGAGACGAGCGATATGCCGAACTGCTGCGGGAGGAAACCAGGATAATACCGGGAGTCGAGGAAACTTTGGCCGCCCTGCACGGGAGGGTAAGGATGGCCATCGTGACCAGTTCACGGTCCGAGCACTTCGCTCTCATCCACGACCGTTCAGGATTGCTCAAATACTTCGATTTCGTTTTGACCCGCGATGACTACGTCAGCTCCAAACCGCACCCCGAACCGTATCTGACGGCCTTGCGCAAAAGCGGCCTGCGCCCCGAAGATTGCCGGGTTATCGAGGATTCGGAAAGGGGCCTGCTCGCGGCGTGCCGGGCCGGGCTGCGCTGCCTCGTCATCCCCGGCAAGTTGACCCGGAGCGGGGATTTCTCTTCGGCAGAGCGGGTCCTGACCGACATCCGCGAGGTGCCCGCCGCCCTGCAGGACCTTCCGCCCGGTTAA